A genomic segment from Etheostoma spectabile isolate EspeVRDwgs_2016 chromosome 11, UIUC_Espe_1.0, whole genome shotgun sequence encodes:
- the cobll1b gene encoding cordon-bleu protein-like 1b isoform X2, which produces MEVDNCVENQLHSCPKDFVKPMSLVMDDHGSQPHPRSSGLRVSTKSKAPSPPGLKRLDSPGLSHWYPGNPHLTMDQKENRIDKDLSLVVVLPDGVEEMTTVHGSKPLMDLLVTLCAKYHLNPSSHTLELVTPNKNNSKLKPNALIGTLNAEKIILKPKGEDKNKKTGPQMPEATVRMVINYRGTQKTILRVSPRVPLAKHIPAICEKCEFDMETTVLFRDVQSLAPLNLSSSLNDYAIREVYAKDTKGQPASPVCPASPTHAVTPGKDKNQKEKENKGLFSKFRKSKKKSDQATTASAPASPVLMSKPRPLSMALPSSNSSPLSSRTLSLDVPKKRRAPQPPILVSQRCPSDLSSRRRLNSEPTAQLDSDHMAGLSRGSSAESSLKRTKRKAPLPPTSPSVVVPETGPFNENVQGGAAANPLEEIMEQEETTASVISATASDTQGEDSSLNMSADISFHSPSPETDILSTMSMQGNGEDQSCDLSSDGKQLQSTVNDSASLSDTRATDGTDSSELADTNSAPCPVKNVSQQPICEESTPQSVEGDYSTLLHCLPPPVMQDAKAQASVQANTTTLWEQTDRSMSLVANSTSRPTGEDAQVQTDFTPLPVPPQHIDKATPLVNAPAFESLGNKDTATATEKVDPPDLRHALSHTSETLSCQDSTSSALATTKAPSIYATNSEPKPKPSNELTRDYIPKVGMTTYTIVPQKSLEKLRYFEVALTLELPPEAQEEGLNIGSLQLEESTAPRVQTEVSKEKSELHSTTPREDLLTSTATTHNTVNGSIPESIDSSLPTCLPKVDDKISSSTNGTSEAGSAAEVKEMKIPPATKPKPGSFRLAQHKKTPGYYVTSAAEKNLIASPGSGQLEAQGSAERAKLPPPPLPPPVQCQEETTGAANFELSPKREDKNAAMMRMSRQSSVPSKEPSTGLSLEKLRSFAAPRPYSPATPSRFAQAVSSAVKRSQSLSHWPVSPKSPVSPPFFPIKSRSSVIESEGLSELKDGEIRKNDDKGSTLQGGEGEPPSFSGIVQMEGESSP; this is translated from the exons GGTGTCGACCAAAAGCAAAGCACCATCCCCGCCAGGTCTAAAAAGGCTGGATTCCCCAGGTTTGTCCCATTGGTACCCAGGAAACCCTCATTTAACCATGGACCAAAAGGAGAATCGTATTGATAAAGACCTCTCTCTGGTTGTGGTTCTGCCAGACGGAGTAGAAGAAATGACCACAGTCCATGGAAG CAAACCTCTAATGGATCTATTGGTGACGCTTTGTGCAAAGTATCACTTGAACCCATCAAGCCACACCTTAGAACTGGTCACCCCCAACAAGAACAACAGCAAACTCAAGCCCAATGCTCTCATTGGAACTTTAAATGCAGAGAAGATCATACTTAAACCTAAAGGGGAGgataaaaacaagaagacaGGTCCTCAGATGCCTGAG GCCACTGTACGGATGGTGATAAACTACAGAGGGACCCAGAAAACTATACTACGAGTCAGTCCTCGAGTTCCCCTGGCTAAACACATACCAGCCATCTGTGAGAAATGTGAATTTGACATGGAGACCACAGTTCTGTTCAGAGATGTCCAATCACTGGCCCCTTTGAACTTGTCCAGTTCTCTTAATGATTATGCAATAAGGGAAGTTTATGCAAAAGATACTAAAG GACAACCTGCTTCTCCTGTGTGTCCAGCCTCACCAACACATGCAG TAACGCCGGGCAAAGATAAAAatcagaaagagaaagaaaacaaaggccTTTTCAGCAAGTTtagaaaaagcaagaaaaaatcTGACCAG GCAACGACAGCCAGTGCCCCAGCTTCTCCTGTGCTTATGAGCAAGCCTCGACCTCTCAGCATGGCCTTACCTAGCTCAAACTCGTCTCCGCTCAGCTCCCGAACACTATCCCTCGATGTGCCAAAGAAGAGACGTGCACCCCAGCCCCCAATCCTCGTGTCTCAGAGGTGCCCCTCGGACCTCAGCTCTCGACGGAGACTCAACTCTGAACCAACTGCCCAACTGGACAGTGACCAC ATGGCTGGTTTAAGTCGTGGGTCCTCAGCGGAGTCTTCACTAAAGAGAACCAAACGCAAAGCTCCTCTGCCACCCACATCCCCGAGTGTTGTTGTCCCAGAAACAGGTCCTTTCAATGAAAATGTGCAAG GGGGTGCAGCTGCTAACCCACTGGAAGAGATTATGGAGCAAGAGGAGACCACTGCGTCCGTAATTTCTGCAACTGCTAGTGATACCCAGGGAGAGGACAGCAGCCTCAACATGTCTGCTGATATTTCATTCCATTCCCCATCCCCAGAGACTGACATACTGAGCACAATGTCCATGCAGGGAAATGGGGAAGATCAATCTTGTGATCTGTCCTCAGATGGCAA ACAACTGCAGAGCACAGTGAATGATTCTGCATCTCTGAGTGATACAAGGGCAACTGATGGCACAGACTCATCTGAACTTGCAGATACTA ATAGTGCTCCATGTCCAGTTAAAAATGTAAGCCAACAACCGATCTGTGAAGAGTCTACACCCCAAAGTGTCGAAGGTGATTACAGTACTTTACTCCACTGCCTCCCTCCGCCTGTGATGCAAGATGCAAAAGCACAGGCCTCTGTTCAGGCAAACACTACAACCCTCTGGGAGCAGACTGACAGGTCGATGAGCCTGGTGGCCAACAGCACATCACGCCCCACTGGAGAGGATGCTCAAGTGCAAACAGATTTCACACCACTACCTGTGCCTCCACAACACATCGACAAAGCCACTCCCTTAGTTAATGCGCCTGCCTTTGAATCATTGGGAAATAAAGACACAGCCACTGCAACTGAGAAAGTGGACCCGCCTGATCTCAGACATGCCTTATCCCACACCTCTGAGACCTTATCATGCCAAGACTCAACATCAAGTGCTCTTGCCACAACAAAGGCACCATCTATTTATGCCACAAACTCTGAGCCAAAGCCCAAGCCTTCCAACGAGCTGACGAGGGACTACATCCCCAAGGTGGGGATGACTACGTATACTATTGTGCCTCAGAAATCTCTGGAGAAACTGAGATATTTTGAAGTTGCACTGACATTGGAGCTGCCTCCTGAAGCTCAAGAAGAGGGCCTTAACATTGGTTCTCTTCAGTTGGAAGAAAGCACAGCACCGAGGGTGCAGACGGAGGTCTCAAAGGAAAAAAGTGAGCTGCACTCTACTACACCCAGGGAAGATTTACTGACTAGCACTGCTACTACTCATAACACTGTTAATGGAAGTATACCTGAATCCATTGATTCCTCATTACCAACATGTTTACCTAAAGTAGATGACAAGATCTCATCCTCGACTAATGGGACATCTGAAGCAGGTTCAGCAGCAGAGGTCAAGGAGATGAAAATTCCACCCGCAACTAAACCTAAGCCTGGTTCTTTCCGCTTGGCtcagcacaaaaaaacacctgGGTATTATGTAACCTCAGCAGCAGAAAAGAATCTCATCGCAAGTCCTGGTTCTGGCCAGCTGGAGGCTCAGGGAAGTGCAGAGAGAGCAAAGTTACCACCCCCTCCTCTACCACCTCCTGTGCAATGTCAGGAGGAGACAACAGGGGCCGCTAATTTTGAGCTGAGCCCTAAAAGGGAGGATAAGAATGCAGCCATGATGCGAATGAGTAGGCAAAGTAGCGTGCCATCTAAAGAGCCAAGCACAGGGTTAAGCTTGGAAAAATTAAGGAGTTTTGCAGCCCCAAGGCCCTATTCTCCTGCAACCCCATCGCGCTTCGCCCAGGCAGTGTCCTCTGCTGTGAAAAGAAGCCAGTCCCTATCCCATTGGCCCGTGTCCCCCAAGTCGCCTGTTTCACCACCCTTCTTCCCAATCAAAAGTCGCTCTTCAGTCATAGAGTCAGAAGGATTATCTGAGCTCAAG GATGGTGAAATAAGAAAGAATGATGACAAAGGCTCCACTCTGCAGGGAGGAGAGGGTGAACCACCATCTTTTAGTGGGATTGTTCAAATGGAAGGAGAGAGCAGTCCATAG
- the cobll1b gene encoding cordon-bleu protein-like 1b isoform X4, whose product MSLVMDDHGSQPHPRSSGLRVSTKSKAPSPPGLKRLDSPGLSHWYPGNPHLTMDQKENRIDKDLSLVVVLPDGVEEMTTVHGSKPLMDLLVTLCAKYHLNPSSHTLELVTPNKNNSKLKPNALIGTLNAEKIILKPKGEDKNKKTGPQMPEATVRMVINYRGTQKTILRVSPRVPLAKHIPAICEKCEFDMETTVLFRDVQSLAPLNLSSSLNDYAIREVYAKDTKGQPASPVCPASPTHAGTVTPGKDKNQKEKENKGLFSKFRKSKKKSDQATTASAPASPVLMSKPRPLSMALPSSNSSPLSSRTLSLDVPKKRRAPQPPILVSQRCPSDLSSRRRLNSEPTAQLDSDHMAGLSRGSSAESSLKRTKRKAPLPPTSPSVVVPETGPFNENVQGGAAANPLEEIMEQEETTASVISATASDTQGEDSSLNMSADISFHSPSPETDILSTMSMQGNGEDQSCDLSSDGKQLQSTVNDSASLSDTRATDGTDSSELADTNSAPCPVKNVSQQPICEESTPQSVEGDYSTLLHCLPPPVMQDAKAQASVQANTTTLWEQTDRSMSLVANSTSRPTGEDAQVQTDFTPLPVPPQHIDKATPLVNAPAFESLGNKDTATATEKVDPPDLRHALSHTSETLSCQDSTSSALATTKAPSIYATNSEPKPKPSNELTRDYIPKVGMTTYTIVPQKSLEKLRYFEVALTLELPPEAQEEGLNIGSLQLEESTAPRVQTEVSKEKSELHSTTPREDLLTSTATTHNTVNGSIPESIDSSLPTCLPKVDDKISSSTNGTSEAGSAAEVKEMKIPPATKPKPGSFRLAQHKKTPGYYVTSAAEKNLIASPGSGQLEAQGSAERAKLPPPPLPPPVQCQEETTGAANFELSPKREDKNAAMMRMSRQSSVPSKEPSTGLSLEKLRSFAAPRPYSPATPSRFAQAVSSAVKRSQSLSHWPVSPKSPVSPPFFPIKSRSSVIESEGLSELKDGEIRKNDDKGSTLQGGEGEPPSFSGIVQMEGESSP is encoded by the exons GGTGTCGACCAAAAGCAAAGCACCATCCCCGCCAGGTCTAAAAAGGCTGGATTCCCCAGGTTTGTCCCATTGGTACCCAGGAAACCCTCATTTAACCATGGACCAAAAGGAGAATCGTATTGATAAAGACCTCTCTCTGGTTGTGGTTCTGCCAGACGGAGTAGAAGAAATGACCACAGTCCATGGAAG CAAACCTCTAATGGATCTATTGGTGACGCTTTGTGCAAAGTATCACTTGAACCCATCAAGCCACACCTTAGAACTGGTCACCCCCAACAAGAACAACAGCAAACTCAAGCCCAATGCTCTCATTGGAACTTTAAATGCAGAGAAGATCATACTTAAACCTAAAGGGGAGgataaaaacaagaagacaGGTCCTCAGATGCCTGAG GCCACTGTACGGATGGTGATAAACTACAGAGGGACCCAGAAAACTATACTACGAGTCAGTCCTCGAGTTCCCCTGGCTAAACACATACCAGCCATCTGTGAGAAATGTGAATTTGACATGGAGACCACAGTTCTGTTCAGAGATGTCCAATCACTGGCCCCTTTGAACTTGTCCAGTTCTCTTAATGATTATGCAATAAGGGAAGTTTATGCAAAAGATACTAAAG GACAACCTGCTTCTCCTGTGTGTCCAGCCTCACCAACACATGCA GGAACAGTAACGCCGGGCAAAGATAAAAatcagaaagagaaagaaaacaaaggccTTTTCAGCAAGTTtagaaaaagcaagaaaaaatcTGACCAG GCAACGACAGCCAGTGCCCCAGCTTCTCCTGTGCTTATGAGCAAGCCTCGACCTCTCAGCATGGCCTTACCTAGCTCAAACTCGTCTCCGCTCAGCTCCCGAACACTATCCCTCGATGTGCCAAAGAAGAGACGTGCACCCCAGCCCCCAATCCTCGTGTCTCAGAGGTGCCCCTCGGACCTCAGCTCTCGACGGAGACTCAACTCTGAACCAACTGCCCAACTGGACAGTGACCAC ATGGCTGGTTTAAGTCGTGGGTCCTCAGCGGAGTCTTCACTAAAGAGAACCAAACGCAAAGCTCCTCTGCCACCCACATCCCCGAGTGTTGTTGTCCCAGAAACAGGTCCTTTCAATGAAAATGTGCAAG GGGGTGCAGCTGCTAACCCACTGGAAGAGATTATGGAGCAAGAGGAGACCACTGCGTCCGTAATTTCTGCAACTGCTAGTGATACCCAGGGAGAGGACAGCAGCCTCAACATGTCTGCTGATATTTCATTCCATTCCCCATCCCCAGAGACTGACATACTGAGCACAATGTCCATGCAGGGAAATGGGGAAGATCAATCTTGTGATCTGTCCTCAGATGGCAA ACAACTGCAGAGCACAGTGAATGATTCTGCATCTCTGAGTGATACAAGGGCAACTGATGGCACAGACTCATCTGAACTTGCAGATACTA ATAGTGCTCCATGTCCAGTTAAAAATGTAAGCCAACAACCGATCTGTGAAGAGTCTACACCCCAAAGTGTCGAAGGTGATTACAGTACTTTACTCCACTGCCTCCCTCCGCCTGTGATGCAAGATGCAAAAGCACAGGCCTCTGTTCAGGCAAACACTACAACCCTCTGGGAGCAGACTGACAGGTCGATGAGCCTGGTGGCCAACAGCACATCACGCCCCACTGGAGAGGATGCTCAAGTGCAAACAGATTTCACACCACTACCTGTGCCTCCACAACACATCGACAAAGCCACTCCCTTAGTTAATGCGCCTGCCTTTGAATCATTGGGAAATAAAGACACAGCCACTGCAACTGAGAAAGTGGACCCGCCTGATCTCAGACATGCCTTATCCCACACCTCTGAGACCTTATCATGCCAAGACTCAACATCAAGTGCTCTTGCCACAACAAAGGCACCATCTATTTATGCCACAAACTCTGAGCCAAAGCCCAAGCCTTCCAACGAGCTGACGAGGGACTACATCCCCAAGGTGGGGATGACTACGTATACTATTGTGCCTCAGAAATCTCTGGAGAAACTGAGATATTTTGAAGTTGCACTGACATTGGAGCTGCCTCCTGAAGCTCAAGAAGAGGGCCTTAACATTGGTTCTCTTCAGTTGGAAGAAAGCACAGCACCGAGGGTGCAGACGGAGGTCTCAAAGGAAAAAAGTGAGCTGCACTCTACTACACCCAGGGAAGATTTACTGACTAGCACTGCTACTACTCATAACACTGTTAATGGAAGTATACCTGAATCCATTGATTCCTCATTACCAACATGTTTACCTAAAGTAGATGACAAGATCTCATCCTCGACTAATGGGACATCTGAAGCAGGTTCAGCAGCAGAGGTCAAGGAGATGAAAATTCCACCCGCAACTAAACCTAAGCCTGGTTCTTTCCGCTTGGCtcagcacaaaaaaacacctgGGTATTATGTAACCTCAGCAGCAGAAAAGAATCTCATCGCAAGTCCTGGTTCTGGCCAGCTGGAGGCTCAGGGAAGTGCAGAGAGAGCAAAGTTACCACCCCCTCCTCTACCACCTCCTGTGCAATGTCAGGAGGAGACAACAGGGGCCGCTAATTTTGAGCTGAGCCCTAAAAGGGAGGATAAGAATGCAGCCATGATGCGAATGAGTAGGCAAAGTAGCGTGCCATCTAAAGAGCCAAGCACAGGGTTAAGCTTGGAAAAATTAAGGAGTTTTGCAGCCCCAAGGCCCTATTCTCCTGCAACCCCATCGCGCTTCGCCCAGGCAGTGTCCTCTGCTGTGAAAAGAAGCCAGTCCCTATCCCATTGGCCCGTGTCCCCCAAGTCGCCTGTTTCACCACCCTTCTTCCCAATCAAAAGTCGCTCTTCAGTCATAGAGTCAGAAGGATTATCTGAGCTCAAG GATGGTGAAATAAGAAAGAATGATGACAAAGGCTCCACTCTGCAGGGAGGAGAGGGTGAACCACCATCTTTTAGTGGGATTGTTCAAATGGAAGGAGAGAGCAGTCCATAG
- the cobll1b gene encoding cordon-bleu protein-like 1b isoform X3, giving the protein MEVDNCVENQLHSCPKDFVKPMSLVMDDHGSQPHPRSSGLRVSTKSKAPSPPGLKRLDSPGLSHWYPGNPHLTMDQKENRIDKDLSLVVVLPDGVEEMTTVHGSKPLMDLLVTLCAKYHLNPSSHTLELVTPNKNNSKLKPNALIGTLNAEKIILKPKGEDKNKKTGPQMPEATVRMVINYRGTQKTILRVSPRVPLAKHIPAICEKCEFDMETTVLFRDVQSLAPLNLSSSLNDYAIREVYAKDTKGQPASPVCPASPTHAGTVTPGKDKNQKEKENKGLFSKFRKSKKKSDQATTASAPASPVLMSKPRPLSMALPSSNSSPLSSRTLSLDVPKKRRAPQPPILVSQRCPSDLSSRRRLNSEPTAQLDSDHMAGLSRGSSAESSLKRTKRKAPLPPTSPSVVVPETGPFNENVQGGAAANPLEEIMEQEETTASVISATASDTQGEDSSLNMSADISFHSPSPETDILSTMSMQGNGEDQSCDLSSDGKQLQSTVNDSASLSDTRATDGTDSSELADTNSAPCPVKNVSQQPICEESTPQSVEGDYSTLLHCLPPPVMQDAKAQASVQANTTTLWEQTDRSMSLVANSTSRPTGEDAQVQTDFTPLPVPPQHIDKATPLVNAPAEKVDPPDLRHALSHTSETLSCQDSTSSALATTKAPSIYATNSEPKPKPSNELTRDYIPKVGMTTYTIVPQKSLEKLRYFEVALTLELPPEAQEEGLNIGSLQLEESTAPRVQTEVSKEKSELHSTTPREDLLTSTATTHNTVNGSIPESIDSSLPTCLPKVDDKISSSTNGTSEAGSAAEVKEMKIPPATKPKPGSFRLAQHKKTPGYYVTSAAEKNLIASPGSGQLEAQGSAERAKLPPPPLPPPVQCQEETTGAANFELSPKREDKNAAMMRMSRQSSVPSKEPSTGLSLEKLRSFAAPRPYSPATPSRFAQAVSSAVKRSQSLSHWPVSPKSPVSPPFFPIKSRSSVIESEGLSELKDGEIRKNDDKGSTLQGGEGEPPSFSGIVQMEGESSP; this is encoded by the exons GGTGTCGACCAAAAGCAAAGCACCATCCCCGCCAGGTCTAAAAAGGCTGGATTCCCCAGGTTTGTCCCATTGGTACCCAGGAAACCCTCATTTAACCATGGACCAAAAGGAGAATCGTATTGATAAAGACCTCTCTCTGGTTGTGGTTCTGCCAGACGGAGTAGAAGAAATGACCACAGTCCATGGAAG CAAACCTCTAATGGATCTATTGGTGACGCTTTGTGCAAAGTATCACTTGAACCCATCAAGCCACACCTTAGAACTGGTCACCCCCAACAAGAACAACAGCAAACTCAAGCCCAATGCTCTCATTGGAACTTTAAATGCAGAGAAGATCATACTTAAACCTAAAGGGGAGgataaaaacaagaagacaGGTCCTCAGATGCCTGAG GCCACTGTACGGATGGTGATAAACTACAGAGGGACCCAGAAAACTATACTACGAGTCAGTCCTCGAGTTCCCCTGGCTAAACACATACCAGCCATCTGTGAGAAATGTGAATTTGACATGGAGACCACAGTTCTGTTCAGAGATGTCCAATCACTGGCCCCTTTGAACTTGTCCAGTTCTCTTAATGATTATGCAATAAGGGAAGTTTATGCAAAAGATACTAAAG GACAACCTGCTTCTCCTGTGTGTCCAGCCTCACCAACACATGCA GGAACAGTAACGCCGGGCAAAGATAAAAatcagaaagagaaagaaaacaaaggccTTTTCAGCAAGTTtagaaaaagcaagaaaaaatcTGACCAG GCAACGACAGCCAGTGCCCCAGCTTCTCCTGTGCTTATGAGCAAGCCTCGACCTCTCAGCATGGCCTTACCTAGCTCAAACTCGTCTCCGCTCAGCTCCCGAACACTATCCCTCGATGTGCCAAAGAAGAGACGTGCACCCCAGCCCCCAATCCTCGTGTCTCAGAGGTGCCCCTCGGACCTCAGCTCTCGACGGAGACTCAACTCTGAACCAACTGCCCAACTGGACAGTGACCAC ATGGCTGGTTTAAGTCGTGGGTCCTCAGCGGAGTCTTCACTAAAGAGAACCAAACGCAAAGCTCCTCTGCCACCCACATCCCCGAGTGTTGTTGTCCCAGAAACAGGTCCTTTCAATGAAAATGTGCAAG GGGGTGCAGCTGCTAACCCACTGGAAGAGATTATGGAGCAAGAGGAGACCACTGCGTCCGTAATTTCTGCAACTGCTAGTGATACCCAGGGAGAGGACAGCAGCCTCAACATGTCTGCTGATATTTCATTCCATTCCCCATCCCCAGAGACTGACATACTGAGCACAATGTCCATGCAGGGAAATGGGGAAGATCAATCTTGTGATCTGTCCTCAGATGGCAA ACAACTGCAGAGCACAGTGAATGATTCTGCATCTCTGAGTGATACAAGGGCAACTGATGGCACAGACTCATCTGAACTTGCAGATACTA ATAGTGCTCCATGTCCAGTTAAAAATGTAAGCCAACAACCGATCTGTGAAGAGTCTACACCCCAAAGTGTCGAAGGTGATTACAGTACTTTACTCCACTGCCTCCCTCCGCCTGTGATGCAAGATGCAAAAGCACAGGCCTCTGTTCAGGCAAACACTACAACCCTCTGGGAGCAGACTGACAGGTCGATGAGCCTGGTGGCCAACAGCACATCACGCCCCACTGGAGAGGATGCTCAAGTGCAAACAGATTTCACACCACTACCTGTGCCTCCACAACACATCGACAAAGCCACTCCCTTAGTTAATGCGCCTG CTGAGAAAGTGGACCCGCCTGATCTCAGACATGCCTTATCCCACACCTCTGAGACCTTATCATGCCAAGACTCAACATCAAGTGCTCTTGCCACAACAAAGGCACCATCTATTTATGCCACAAACTCTGAGCCAAAGCCCAAGCCTTCCAACGAGCTGACGAGGGACTACATCCCCAAGGTGGGGATGACTACGTATACTATTGTGCCTCAGAAATCTCTGGAGAAACTGAGATATTTTGAAGTTGCACTGACATTGGAGCTGCCTCCTGAAGCTCAAGAAGAGGGCCTTAACATTGGTTCTCTTCAGTTGGAAGAAAGCACAGCACCGAGGGTGCAGACGGAGGTCTCAAAGGAAAAAAGTGAGCTGCACTCTACTACACCCAGGGAAGATTTACTGACTAGCACTGCTACTACTCATAACACTGTTAATGGAAGTATACCTGAATCCATTGATTCCTCATTACCAACATGTTTACCTAAAGTAGATGACAAGATCTCATCCTCGACTAATGGGACATCTGAAGCAGGTTCAGCAGCAGAGGTCAAGGAGATGAAAATTCCACCCGCAACTAAACCTAAGCCTGGTTCTTTCCGCTTGGCtcagcacaaaaaaacacctgGGTATTATGTAACCTCAGCAGCAGAAAAGAATCTCATCGCAAGTCCTGGTTCTGGCCAGCTGGAGGCTCAGGGAAGTGCAGAGAGAGCAAAGTTACCACCCCCTCCTCTACCACCTCCTGTGCAATGTCAGGAGGAGACAACAGGGGCCGCTAATTTTGAGCTGAGCCCTAAAAGGGAGGATAAGAATGCAGCCATGATGCGAATGAGTAGGCAAAGTAGCGTGCCATCTAAAGAGCCAAGCACAGGGTTAAGCTTGGAAAAATTAAGGAGTTTTGCAGCCCCAAGGCCCTATTCTCCTGCAACCCCATCGCGCTTCGCCCAGGCAGTGTCCTCTGCTGTGAAAAGAAGCCAGTCCCTATCCCATTGGCCCGTGTCCCCCAAGTCGCCTGTTTCACCACCCTTCTTCCCAATCAAAAGTCGCTCTTCAGTCATAGAGTCAGAAGGATTATCTGAGCTCAAG GATGGTGAAATAAGAAAGAATGATGACAAAGGCTCCACTCTGCAGGGAGGAGAGGGTGAACCACCATCTTTTAGTGGGATTGTTCAAATGGAAGGAGAGAGCAGTCCATAG